In Podarcis muralis chromosome 7, rPodMur119.hap1.1, whole genome shotgun sequence, the genomic stretch TCGCAATGCAGGATTCATACTTGCCTGAAAACTCAGCCTGTTCCTTTTTTGCTGTTTTGCAGGAGAATGCAAAGAATTGGAGTCATGTGACAAGTGCATTGAAGGAGATGCTACTCTGAACATCACAAACTGCGTGTGGATGCACTGCCGAGAGTCTGAGGAGAAGCCAGGTAAGCTGCGGCAGGTGAGGGGGGATGCTTGCCAAAAACTCAGCTCATACACCTTACAAAGAATGGCCCAATTCTACATGTTCTCTGCAAAGTGGAACATATTTGCCTAAAGTAATTCCATTTCCCTGCCTTATCCTCCCAGTGCTTTGAGTTTTTGTAATggcttccctcttctcccccagATGGTCGAAGAATTCCGTCATTGTGTGCATGCTACATAATGCTGCCAGGTCCAATGATTTgctcacctagctcagtattgtctgctctgacttaCCATCACCTGCCACCTCTTTTCAGTGGATGatgcatgtgctctgccattgcACTGTGGTTACTTcttcagctcagtattgtctactctgactggcagcagctctccagggtcccaggaagagaagaaatggTTTGGGAGTAAGGGGCAGGCAGTTGGAGAGCTAGAGAGGATGGGTGGAGGTCATCAGGGAGGAGCAGGAGCTGCGTCAAGCTCTTCCAGCACCTGAACGTCTCTTCATACATGGAGTGGAGATGCTGTGTACATCTCCAAAAGTGAAAATCGAAGTTGTTGAGTGCCCCCCAAATTGTTTTGGGActtttctttgatttttaaagttttttgtaaaaaaaactagCCCAacttgccatacatccgggttttccaggacattttgccgattcagcaaaaatctgcctggaCACCATTTTGCAGAGCGATTCCCAGACGTGTCTGGGAGAACCCAGACGTCTGGCAGCCCTAAATGTGTACACCTCATGCATCACTGAAACCAAGACAATGTAATTTCCAGGTGgtcacccatccaggcactgaccagacccaaaccTGCTTAGCTGGTGGCTTTGTGGACCTTCAGACCATACCCTAGGACCAggccttgcatgcaggaggtctcaAGGTTCAATCCCTACCATATCTTGTTAAAAGGATTTGGCACCAACCAGATGATGGGAAAGACCCTCTTCTGAGACTTGGAtagacaatactggactagatggagaaATAGCCAGACCGCTTCCCTTTTCCTCTGAGCATTCTCAAGAGCCACCCCACCTTACACAAGATGTTAGGAAGCCACAAAATGGTGCATCCAGCCCTTTTCTGTCTTCTCTGGCTGGTTCTGGCTCTCCAATGGGGCCACCGGCCCCTTCTCACTGGAGGTGCCAGAATCTCTGGCACATATGCCTTGCGCTTCGTCAGTTGTCACCTTCTCCAAGGACCACTCAGTCCCTGACTTGCTGGATGTGCAAggggcaatatgcctctgaataaaaGTCACTGGGAGTCACAAGTAGGGGAGGGCTGATCCttaggcctgatctagcaggactcttcttacatcCTTTACATGGCCTTCTGCCTTCGCTTGTCTTGCttgaaagcaaaaagcaaaggacCTTGCTACTTTAAGGTCTATGCCCTGGCTGATACTTGGAAATCCCTCCTTCCATTTTGCTGGGAGTTTGTGGCTACCCCTCTGAGTGGAATCGCCTCAAGCTCTGCATCTGTGTCAGTTTGTGTACTTTGTTTGTTGCCATGACTGCCATCCCCAGGGGGATAGATAGATGGGAGCCACAAAGATACAGCCTTCTGCTCTCTGCTGGTTCAGAAACAAACTCCCATCTCACAACGTTGTCCTGGAAGCTCCTGCCGAAGTGCTTATCTTCATACGGAGAAAGAACAGGGGGTGGTGTCTTGCCCATTTCCTCGCTGCTACCTGGCCCTTTTGTCCACTTCATCAGGTGTGCAGACTACCTGGAGCCCTACTTACTACAGCAGGTGGAAGAAGGGCGAGGCGAAAGATGGGAGAGATTTGGTTAGGAACGTAGGAACCTGCCTTATGcccaatcagaccattggtccatccacctcaacattgtccacactgaccggCAGCTGTTCTCCGGGATCCCAGACTGTGTTCTTTCCCAGACTGAGATGCTAAGGAAAGAAccccggggccttctgcatgcagagcagatgctcagcCATTGAGCTACGGCTGCTTCCCaatacaagaagctgccttacactgagtcagacctttggtccatgtagctcaaacAGTCCCAGGAAGTATAGCCAATGGGGGGCGGTGCCCCCTGGGTGCCATCTCTAAGGGGGGTGGCAAGAAGGCACCCTGCGGGGGGGGGCTCACCCCGCCGCCCCTGGGCACAGCAGCACAAGCTGCCAAAATCGCGCAGCCGTCGCGAACAGAGGATCTTCTGCTTGTGACTGCAGCAGCGGTGGAGGGATCCCACCGCTGTCCATATGGCGCTTGACCAGCACCGTCGGCAAACTGCCCCACGGCACATGCGCAATGCCACTGTATGCTGTGCATGCTACGTACGGCGCACGCACATGTGCAGTACGTAGCGGCGGCGTGCATGCGTCACACGTACGCCGCAAGCACATGTGCTGCTGGGCTGTTTGCGCCGCTCCCGACACCCCCCACTGGGTGCTGATTAGCCTTCCACCACCCttgtctggagggccaaaggttccccacccctgatctcagGTGAAGGAGTCTTGGGTAGCAGCTGCATCTCCCACCCAGCAAACTCTAGAGTGGATCCTTCTTTCAGGAAAGGTTTGGGTTGTCAAGATTTCCTCTGGTGCTAATTCCCCACTCCACATTCTTCActatctactgtatttttcgctctataggacgcaccggaccataggacgcaccttgttttagagggggagaacaagaaaaaaaattatccccctctctgcccagcgccccttcagtgaagcggcaggaggtgccgcacagagagggggagaatttctcccccttgttctcctcctctaaaacaaggtgccattCAAGGTGTGTTCAGGTcggggagcagcagaaaggcgttgctttcccccaccgccagccccaaagagcaggtcgaaaggtaGTCAAtacaagttacaggtaggtagctgtgttggtctgccgtagttgaaacaaaataaaataattccttccagttgcaccttagagaccaactaagtttgttattggtatgagctttcatgtatctgaagaagtgtgcatgcacacaaaagctcataccaataacaaacttagttggtctctaaggtgctactagttAATACAACTGTgtatccctgtatagggaagtttttaatgtttgatgttttatcacacttttatatttgctggaagccgcccagagtggctggagcaatccagtcagatgggcatgttgttgttgttgttgttgttgttgttgttgttgttgttgttgttgttgtatttacttactcactcactcactcactcactcctgTGTTAAATCATGCTTCCTGATGACTGCAGCATCCCTGTCCAGGTATGCTTCCCTCTTGCCATCACAATTGTGTGGTGAGGAGGGCAGCAGGGTGATGCCTACTTAGCTCCCCACACCGTCTCTTGCATCTGCATCAGCCCCGTCTTCCACACtcgttggggagggggaagatcaGATGACCTGAGCGTGCTCTATGCAAGCAGGATTCTAAATCGCACCCGGAACCTAAGGTCccatctgcaccatgcatttGAAGCATTCTTAGACCAATTTAACAGTCCTGGAGTCATGTTAAGAGTGCTTAGAATTGTAGGTCTATGTGGCCAGAATCTGTaacaagctgcagttcccaggattctttggaggaagccatatggtgtgggtgtgaccctGCAGAGTAGCCAACATGGCAGCCTCCAAacgttgttggactgcaactcccatcagccccagccagcatagccaatgttcagggatgatgggagctgtagttcagcaacatctggaggacatttcGTTGGCTAGCGATCTATGTGTGACTCCTCTTTCCAGACCTTCACCCAACGTTCAGGGGCGGGTGAGGAGACAGCAGACATGGCACATGATGGCCAGTCACATGATGTGAACCCCAGAATAGGGCTTGTCTTTCATTTTGTTTCTGGTTGTGTAGCCCTGTATAAAACagtgggggaaatgtgtgtttgggggagagggagacatGCAGGATTTTCAGTGTGACTTGGTTTCTCTCCTCTATCCTCAGGTTCCGGTAGCTGTGTTGTGAAGGGAGAGCCAGCCAAGGAGAAGTGTCACTTTTACAATGTCACTTCCAGGTGTGAAGGTAATGCTTTTCTGCCCAATCACTGATCACCATGCTGTCTGTTAGGCCACATCATCTGGCTCAGGACCTTTGCCTCTGCCTGTTCATTCTGGAACCTGATCACCAGGACCTCCTCAAACATTTTTCTTGCTTATGACTCTTGATACAGAAGCAAGAAGGAACTAGGGAGACGTTCTGTTCTGGGTGGGGTGGCACTTCCTCCCTGAAGGATCAGAAAAGTAGCTAGGGGGAGGAGACTCcctgatctggagggccacaggttctttaTCTCTGACATAGAGGACACTTTCACATGACCAGCTGGAGGAGTCCTCTTCAAACCATTTGCCCATCTGATCCAATACAGGCTGCCCTTCCTGGCAGCAATTTTTCCTGAGTTATCAGGCATCTTTATGGGATTTCTTGCCATAAGGTACATAAGGGTTCATTCCTAGCTATTGATGTTAACAGCTGTTTATGTCTATTCATTCATGTTCTACAGCTGTCTAAATAAAAAcagcactaaataaataaataaataaatagttaaatcACAAAAAGcagatgcatttaaaacaaaactgaaacaatacaaaatattCGCTCGTGGCAAATATCCATTTATCCAGCTATGAAAGCTTGCCCTACCATGGTCAGtagtttccagaaagtgcagacaTTGGGAGCCGTTTGTATCTTGACACAGGCAAGATGGTTTCCATTAAGATCTAGCTCTGTCCTGTGGGGCAGTAGATAACAAATCTTTGTCTTCttcccttcaggtatttgaatgaCTACTTTTTTTATTAGTTTGCTCTAATTATTCTACTTTATATAAATGTAGTGTGGCTTTTCTTGTCACCGAGTGTGCATAACCCTGAGTGTGCTTCTCTAATGTGATGATCTGCTTGGATAATGCAATGTGTGGTAGGGAAATTTTCTTGTAGGAAAGAGGTGTGGgttgacctcccctcccccctgctaATGATGGTTCTTTTCTTAGCATCCGAAGCAACCACCAAGCAACCTCCACAGCCAACCACCAAAGAGCCTCCAAAGCCAGCCACTAAGGAGCATGAGATCATCACACTTGGTAAGTGTGATTCCCCTTATCTTTTGCGCGTTGGAGAAGGGGAGGGTTTGAATGTTGGTGAGCTAGTGCTAGAGCATCTCCAAGTGGGGAATGCAGAGCGGCTTCTTGGTGGTCATATGTGCTCCAGGCGCTGTTTTCCTTAGCAAGCCCTTCTGTTGTGGTAAACACTTGTCACTCGGGGAACAGGACCACAGCTTACCTTGAGACGTGAGAGCAAACATGGCTGATTGCATCGCCACCTTACCTAAGTAGAACTAGGATCTTCCTATTTTCCTAAACCCAGAGTCTCAGTGTGATTGTATCCAGGGCAAAGTGTGCTTCTCCAACAAtttggacttttagaagacatctgaaggcagccctgtttaggaaaggtTTCAGTATTtg encodes the following:
- the CD164L2 gene encoding CD164 sialomucin-like 2 protein isoform X1; the encoded protein is MPPAAARAWHLRAALLCALICAHGGVPSQAGECKELESCDKCIEGDATLNITNCVWMHCRESEEKPGSGSCVVKGEPAKEKCHFYNVTSRCEASEATTKQPPQPTTKEPPKPATKEHEIITLGTTASPPLTDSPEFHPPGFDSASFIGGIILVLSLQAVVFFVVKFLKAKDSTYQTLEDNQQ
- the CD164L2 gene encoding CD164 sialomucin-like 2 protein isoform X2, producing the protein MPPAAARAWHLRAALLCALICAHGGVPSQAGECKELESCDKCIEGDATLNITNCVWMHCRESEEKPGSGSCVVKGEPAKEKCHFYNVTSRCEASEATTKQPPQPTTKEPPKPATKEHEIITLGTTASPPLTDSPEFHPPGFDSASFIGGIILVLSLQAVVFFVVKFLKAKDSTYQTLI